Below is a window of Geomonas oryzisoli DNA.
TTAGTTCATCAGGGAGGGCAATGGGAAGTTTCCGGCTACTATACCGGGGACAGTAATGTCTTCGTCGAGTTTCTCCCACCGCAGGGCGAAACCGTTCAGGCGTATTGTGACTTCCTTGAGCTCTTCGTCGGATGCCTTCGCCAGCAGTGGAAAACGGTTCGCGGGGAAGCCGATGATCCTGCCATCTGTTAGTTCCACGAATACGGTCCGCTGCTCGGCCCATGCCCTGACCGCCGCAGGCTCGACAACTTCGTCATCAACGCTTATGGATTTCATAAAATTTCTCCAGAAACAGCTCCTTGTTCTGGTAGACCGTGCGCTCTATATCGCGCAGGATCAAAGGAGAAACACCCTTGTTCCTTGCCAACCGTATTGGTTCCAGCCAGAACTTGCACTCACCGTCCGGCGTTTCCACATGGATATGAGGAGGCTCTTTCCCCTCGTCGGAATAAAAGTGAAAGCGATATGTGCCACTTCTTAGAACAGTCGGCATGGCGACCTTCCAGCAGCGAGTTGGACACTGATGCACTATAGCGAAGCGGGGATTTTCTGTCAAATTTTCAAGGGGTTCGTCTCTTCTCGCTACGGTGGGCACCGAAAGCTGCTCTTCCAGCATCAACATTAAAGAGATTGATTAAGCCATACGGAGGATGTATAAAAAGTTCCAACTGTCTCAGGAGGATGAACATGCTGGTCCAGTGGAGAGACGATCTCAGCATCGGGATGCTGGAGATCGACGTTCAGCACAAGCTTCTTTTCGATAAGTTCAACGCCTTCGTCAACGCCTACCAGTCCAACCAGGATACGGACGAGATAATGCGCATGTTCTGGTTTCTGGAAGCCTACGCGGTCACGCACTTCAAGGAAGAGGAGAAGCTGATGCAGCAGGTCCGCTATCCCGACTATGAGAAACATCGGGAAAAGCACCTTGCCTTCATCGACCAGATAAACCAACTGAAAGAGCGCCTGAAAGCGGAGGGACTCTCCCAGGGTGTGGTCAACAACATGACCAGCTTCATCACCAGTTGGCTCATCGAACACATCTCCACCATGGACCGCGCCATCGGCCGCTTCGTCAACAACTCCGCAGCCCCCCCCCTGCCCTGACCGTCGCCGCGTCCGCACCGACACCGGTGCCCCCGGCGACCGGAAACTTTCCGTCCCCCAATAACTCACACTTTTTGATCTGGATCATGCTCTAAACCGCCAATGGTGTTACCATGGGTTCAAAGGGGGCAGCACAAACGCCCCGCAACGCCTGAACCGGCCGCTCTGCCGTCAAGAGCCGCCAAGGGAGCGACACCATGGAAAAAACAAATCCGGATCCTGCTGAAACAAACAACTTGGAAACCGTAGGTTCGGTGGTCGCCAGGGATTTTCGCACCGCCGAAGTCTTTGAAAAATACGGCGTCGACTTCTGCTGCGGCGGCAACATGCCGCTGGCGCAGGCTTGCCGCGAAAAAGGGATCGATCTCGCGGTACTGCTGCGCGACCTCGAAGCGGTAGCGGCCCGCCCGCTGGAGCGCAGCCAGAACTACGACGCCTGGGAACTTCCCTTCCTGGCCGACTACATCGTCAACGCGCACCACAGCTACCTGAAGGAAAACATCCCGACCATCGCGGCGTATGCCAACAAGATCGTGCAGGTGCACGGTCCCAACCACCCCGAGGTAGTGCAGATCGCCCAGATCTTCGAAAGGGTGGCGGCCGACTTGATGCAGCACCTGGAAAACGAGGAAGGGCAGCTCTTCCCCGCCATCAGGAAGCTCACCGAACTGGAGAAGGAAGGTGGCGCACGGAACCCCGAAGAGATCAGGAAGCTGAAGGCAGTCCTCTCGGAACTGGGTCACGAGCATGACGAGGTGGGAGCCGCGGTGCACGAGATCCGCCGGCTTTCCAAGAACTACGCCGTGCCCGCCGACGCCTGCAACACCTTTATGGTCACCTATCAGAAACTGAAAGAGTTCGAGGACGATCTGCACAAACACGTCCACCTGGAGAACAACATCCTGTTCCCGAAGGCCGGGAAGCTGTAACGTTAAAGCAGTTACGCAAAGGACGCCAAGTAGGCGCGAAGCACACGAGGGAAGCGAAAAGATTTTGTTGTTAAACCTAAAGTCTCTCTTTCCGTTCTTTGCGGATACTCAGCGTTCTTTGCGATACCGCTTTGAAAGGCAGTTACGCAAAACAAGATGGGATAGCTAACACAAGGAGTCCACGAATGACCGTCATAGTAGCAATGTTCGCCTTTTCCTGGTTGGCCCTGGCGGCCGTCTCGCTCTGCCCCCTGAGGCAGCGCAAAGATGATTAACATGCCGCAGCCAGCCCCACATTAGCTTCTCCCCCCAAAAAACGCCCGTACGCGGAAGGCCCCGAAAACGGATCACCACAATCCTTTCGGGGCCTTATTTATGCCGCCGTGTTGACAACCACCCTCCTCACGGTATCCTTCCTGCTGTCAATCATTAGAGCAATCCAAGAATTCTCATCAACCACGGCAAAAGGAGGGCGGTATGACCGGAAAAACAGCCCGGCTGATCTTCTGGGTGGGAACCCTCACCTCGGCAGCGATTTTCCTCTGGCAAACCTACGACTTCCACATGCAGACCCCCAAGTTCACCCACACCGACAAGCTCACCGAACAAGTAGTGGCCGGCAAGAAGGTCTGGCACAAGTACAACTGCAACGACTGCCATACCATCCTCGGCTTCGGCGGCTACTACGCGCCCGACATGACCAAGGCCTTCTACCGGCTCGGGGAGAACAACATCGCCTCCATCGTGCAGCACCCGGACGTGATGTACAAAAACTCCTTCCGAAAGATGCCTCAATTGGGCGTCAGCGAGACCGAGACGAGGCAGCTGGTCAGCTTCCTGCGTTGGGTGGGCGATATCGAGAACCGGCACTGGCCGCCTCAGGACGAGAAGTTCGTGGAGGCGTACAAGCTGCGCGAGTCCCAGCCCCAGAAGCTGGACAAGGTGCACCTGGTGCTGCAGGCGTGCGGCGGCTGCCACACCTTCGAAAACCAGGGACGCAACGTGGGCGGCGACCTGACCACCATCGCCAACCGGATCACCTACGATCGCCAGACGCTGATCAACTACATGATCAACCCGCAGTCGGTGCGGCCGGGAGTCGCCATG
It encodes the following:
- a CDS encoding DUF4160 domain-containing protein, with the translated sequence MLMLEEQLSVPTVARRDEPLENLTENPRFAIVHQCPTRCWKVAMPTVLRSGTYRFHFYSDEGKEPPHIHVETPDGECKFWLEPIRLARNKGVSPLILRDIERTVYQNKELFLEKFYEIHKR
- a CDS encoding bacteriohemerythrin; this translates as MLVQWRDDLSIGMLEIDVQHKLLFDKFNAFVNAYQSNQDTDEIMRMFWFLEAYAVTHFKEEEKLMQQVRYPDYEKHREKHLAFIDQINQLKERLKAEGLSQGVVNNMTSFITSWLIEHISTMDRAIGRFVNNSAAPPLP
- the ric gene encoding iron-sulfur cluster repair di-iron protein, which translates into the protein MEKTNPDPAETNNLETVGSVVARDFRTAEVFEKYGVDFCCGGNMPLAQACREKGIDLAVLLRDLEAVAARPLERSQNYDAWELPFLADYIVNAHHSYLKENIPTIAAYANKIVQVHGPNHPEVVQIAQIFERVAADLMQHLENEEGQLFPAIRKLTELEKEGGARNPEEIRKLKAVLSELGHEHDEVGAAVHEIRRLSKNYAVPADACNTFMVTYQKLKEFEDDLHKHVHLENNILFPKAGKL
- a CDS encoding c-type cytochrome, whose translation is MTGKTARLIFWVGTLTSAAIFLWQTYDFHMQTPKFTHTDKLTEQVVAGKKVWHKYNCNDCHTILGFGGYYAPDMTKAFYRLGENNIASIVQHPDVMYKNSFRKMPQLGVSETETRQLVSFLRWVGDIENRHWPPQDEKFVEAYKLRESQPQKLDKVHLVLQACGGCHTFENQGRNVGGDLTTIANRITYDRQTLINYMINPQSVRPGVAMPPQDVSPQTAAIIADFILSLKSTKEVSK
- a CDS encoding DUF2442 domain-containing protein — encoded protein: MKSISVDDEVVEPAAVRAWAEQRTVFVELTDGRIIGFPANRFPLLAKASDEELKEVTIRLNGFALRWEKLDEDITVPGIVAGNFPLPSLMN